The genomic region CAGATTTTCCGCTTACAATAACATCCAAAATTTCCCAGTCGAACATATATTGTGATAAATAATTTGGTCTAACCATTGATAACCTATTTCCTTAATAATCCATTTAAACTACCATAAGTGTATGCCAGATAAAAATAAACTTAGTGTCAAAAATCTCGATATTTTCTTTCTTTCAGTAGGAGGAGCAGGCTTCTTTCCCTGGGCCCCCGGAACCTTTGGAACCTTAGTCACAATGCCCTTCTTGTATGCACTAGGTACCACAGGCGCCCCATACTTTCTTTTTCTACCATTCCTAATCATCTCAACGGCTGGAGCTTGTTTAGTAGCGGACATTACACAAAGAAAACTAGAACTTCATGATCCATCGTGGATAGTTATAGACGAATCATTAGGTATTGCAACGACTTGGCTCTTTATCCAGAATCAGTCGATTCTTCATTATACAGTGATTTTTGCTCTATTTCGATTTTTTGATATCATAAAAATTTGGCCTGCCAGCTACTTTGATAAGAAAGTACATCATGGTGCTGGTACTATCTTAGACGACATAATCAGCGGAATCTTCGCAGGGATCGTCTACTTGGGACTTTGCTACCTGCGCGTCATATAAACTTACGCAACTTACGCATTTTATGCTTGACTTACGCATGACTTACGCAAATAATTAGATATAAGAAATTTTGGCCAATATAGGCAATTTCGAGAATATGGACTGTTTTTTAAGAGTAATTACAAGTAATTGAATTATAAAACAGTCCACTAATTTGCTTAAGTTTCGTCGTGCCTTAAGGCACTAACAATGATAGCGTAATTTGACCGCACACAATTAATAAAAGGTAGGAGTAAAACAATGGCTTCAAAATCCACAACTTCGGATGCAAACAAAACAAAAGCACTAGACTTAGCACTTGCTACAATTGAAAAACAATTTGGTAAGGGTGCAATCATGAAACTTGACCCACAAACTAAGCTAGAAAGAGTACCTTCTATTTCTACAGGATGTTTAGGTCTTGACCTAGCTCTTGGTGTAGGTGGAATTCCTCAAGGTCGAATCATTGAAATTTACGGGCCAGAGTCATCTGGTAAAACAACTCTAACACTACATATAGCGGCCGAGTGCCAAAAAGCTGGTGGAACAGTCGCATTTGTTGATGCAGAACATGCGCTAGATACACATTATGCTCAAAACCTTGGTGTTGATATTCCTAACACACTTATATCTCAACCAGACAGTGGTGAACAAGCTCTAGAAATTACAGATATGCTTGTACGCTCTGGTGCTGTTGATCTTTTAATTGTTGACTCTGTTGCTGCTCTTACTCCAAGAGCTGAACTTGAAGGAGATATGGGTGATTCTCATATGGGACTTCAAGCGAGACTAATGTCACAAGCTTTAAGAAAATTAACAGGATCAATTTCACGATCAAACACTACAGTAATTTTTATTAACCAGCTTAGAATGAAAATCGGAGTTATGTTTGGTAACCCGGAAACAACAACTGGTGGTAATGCTTTAAAATTCTACTCTTCAGTTAGACTAGACATCAGAAGAATCGGTGCAATTAAAAATGGTGACGATGTTACAGGTAACAGAACAAGAGTAAAAGTTGTTAAAAACAAAGTTGCTCCTCCATTTAAGCAAATAGAATTTGATATTATGTATGGTAGTGGTATTTCTAAGACTGGAGATGTACTAGACCTCGCTGTTGAACATGGTGTTGTTGAAAAAGCTGGAGCATGGTTCTCATATAATAATGCCAAAATTGGTCAAGGTAGAGAAAACTCAAAGAATTTTCTTACTGAGAACAGTGAGATCTTTGAAGAAATAAAACAAAAAGTTCTTGCTAAGAATGGCCTTATAAAGCTTGATGAGCCTGAGATTAATCCAGAAACAGGTGAAATTCTCGATAATGGAGCACAGGATATCGTTGAAGAAGCTAAGCCTGCAAAGAAAACAAAAAAGACAAAGAAAACAATTCAATAACTCTTTTAAAGTACCTTGGCCCAGATGAATATCTGGCCCAAGGGATCTTATTATGAAAAAAGTCGAAGAATCTTCTCAAAAATCAGCATATTTATACTGCATAAGACTTCTCGCTAAGAGAGACTATTCCATTTATAAAATTACAAAGAAATTAAAAGAGCGTGGCTATGATGGCGAACACATAGAGCAAGCGATTCAAGAAGTAATAGATCTAGGCTATTTAAAAGAAGAAAACTATATCGAAGCGAGAGTTAAGGGCCTTATGCATAAAGGTTTACATCCAAGCTTCATTCAAATTAAGCTTCAAGAAGAGAAAATAAGAGTTGATGTGGATTATATTTTAGATATTTTTTCACAGTATCCCATGTCTACATGTGAACAAGTTGATAAACTAATTAAAAAGAAGCTTCCAAGAGAGATAGATTTCAACCATCAAGACTACGAAACAAAGCAAAAAATTAAGCAACGAGTCTTTAGGTACCTTATGAGCAAAGGGCATTCTTATTCAAAAATACAATCACAATTCGAAATAATTATTTCATCTAACCAATAATTTCACTTAATCATTTTTTGTGGTAAATTTTTATTAACTAAGGATTACCATGAAAATTTTAAATATATTTTTACTTTCTATCGCTATACTTATTTCTTCATGTAAGAAGCAAGATAAAACAAATACTCTAAATGTTTCATTATCTGGTGAAATTTCTACGATAGACCCTGCTAATAGTTACGATACTATTTCTGCCTCAATCGTTTATCAAGGATATGAACAATTATATGAGTATCATTATTTAAAGAGACCTTATACTCTGCAACCATTACTCGCAGAAGGTATGCCTACAATTGAAAATGATGGTAAGAAATATACAATTAAAATTAAGAAAAATATTCAATATCATGATGATCCTGCATTTAAAGGCAAAAAGCGTTTCGTAACCTCAAAAGACTTTATTACACAGCTAAAAAGGCTTGCCTATCTTCCTACCAATAGTAATGGGTGGTGGTTATTTGATCAAAAAATCAAAGGGATCAACGATTTTAGAAATAAAGTAGGAAGAGATTTTTCAAAATTTAAATCCTATAGTATTTCAGGAGTAACTGCACCTGATGATCACACCTTAGTCATTGAGCTTAATGACCCTTACCCTCAAATGCTCTATACACTTGCAATGAGCTTCACTTCACCGATTCCGATAGAAGCTGTCGAAATGTATGAAAATAACTTAAATAATAAAATTATAGGAACAGGCCCTTATCAATTAGATGAATGGAAATCTTCTATTAGACTAACACTAAAAAAGAATCCATATTACAGAAAGGTTTTTTACCCAGGTCAAGGTGACCGAATAGCAAATAGCAGAAACCTTCTAGCTGATTCAGGAAAGGTCATGCCATTCATAGAAAAGGTAGAATATAACGTTTATAAAGAGGCTCAAACGAGATGGTTAAATTTTAAAGCAAAGAAAATCGACTACCTCGTAATACCAAAAGACAACTACAGCTCTGCTGTCGATCCTAATGGTAATCTTACTCCTGAGCTTGAAAAAGAAGATATAAAGTTACAAATATTTCCTACGCTAACTTACTGGTGGCTTTCATTCAATATGAATGATCCTCTTTTAGGAAAGAATAAAAATCTAAGAAAAGCGATAGCACATGGAATTGATGTAGAAAAATACATAAAGGTCTTCACAAATAATATTGGTCAAAAGTCTAATTCAATCTATCCTCCAGGTATACCTGGTTATGATCCATCTTCTAAACTACCTTATGAGTACAATACAGAAAAAGCTAAGATGTATTTAAGAAAAGCTGGCTTCCCTGACGGCAAGGGACTACCTCCTCTTACTTATGATGTAAGAGGAGTTAGCGCAACCAATCGTCAACAAGCTGACTTTGTAAAATCAGAGCTATTAAAGATTGGTATCAACGTTGAAGTTGCACTAAATACATTTCCAGGATTTCTAGAGAAAGCAAGGCAGGGTAAACTTCAGTTCTGGCAAGACGGTTGGGCACTAGATTACCCAGATGCAGAAAATGTATTACAACTACTCATCACAAGAAACCATGCTCCTGGACCAAATTCAACTTTTTACTCTAATCCTAAGTTTGACAAACTTTTTAACGAGTTAAAAGTTCTTCCTAATGGAGCCAAAAAGAATGAGTTAATGAAGGAAATGGAGTCAATAATTATCGATGAGTTGCCTTGGGTGATGCAATATTACTCACGTAACTATATCCTTTATCACGACAGATTAAATAACTATCGCCACTCTGATTTGATCTACAATAACTTTAAATATTTACGACTAAAATAGTCCACTTCTTCGCCTCAATACGGCAATTTTTTACAAAGCCCGACTAACGTTGGGCTTTTCTTTAGTTCAACTGCCTTTCTATCGATAAGCTCTATAAGACTTCGGTCAACCTGCAACTTAGGAAAGATTATGAAACGCAAGAACCTGCAAATTCTAATGGGTGTCATCTTTATGTTCACAGCGAGCATGGCATTTGCTCGGGATTTTATTATTTTCAGTATTGTTCAAGATTTACCAATGGGATATGAGCAAGAAGTCGTTAACAAAAACTTCTATGTAAATATTGGTAGCGAACAAGGTGTTAATGAAGGCACAACCCTAGACGTAGTAAGAACTATCTCTAGACTTGATCCCTATAAAAGAAAAGAAAGATATACATACAATATCAAGATTGGTGAATTAGAAGTGCTTCATTCCGAAAAAGGAAGTGCAATAGCGACACTTAAAGAAAGTAACGTTGGCAAGGATCAAAAAGTTTATGATATTGGCAGCTTTATGGTTGGAGATAGAGTAAACGTAAAAGTTAAGTAATTACATAGTGATTGAGTGAAGATTTGTTCTTCGCTCTTTTACTAAAACGACCATCTTATCTACAGCTCTCAAGGACTTCTCTAGCTTGTCGATTATACCTTGATCAACAATCTGATCATCATCAGAAGTTATTTTCTTCAAGGCAATATTACCCATACCCTGAGCTACAACGAGTTGGTTACTTAAATCATGTAGAAACTTTCTCTCGGCCATGGCCATTTCTTCAATTGTACTACTCATAAGATGCTCCTTTAAAAAATTATTCTATCACATCATTTACAAACGTAACAAATCTTTTTGAGTTCCTTATATTTGATCAACTTAGTTCTTAATACACCTCGGCAATTCTCAATTACCTCTAAGAACATTACATACTCTTCACCGACTAGTATAGAGCCCCTTAACGGCTTACACACTTCTACAGATGTTACCCTTTGACCGTTTAGATAGCCTTTAAAATGGAAAGAGTAATAAATATCATACTTATTTCGTATTACTTTTTTTCCACATATTGAA from Halobacteriovorax sp. HLS harbors:
- a CDS encoding phosphatidylglycerophosphatase A; the protein is MPDKNKLSVKNLDIFFLSVGGAGFFPWAPGTFGTLVTMPFLYALGTTGAPYFLFLPFLIISTAGACLVADITQRKLELHDPSWIVIDESLGIATTWLFIQNQSILHYTVIFALFRFFDIIKIWPASYFDKKVHHGAGTILDDIISGIFAGIVYLGLCYLRVI
- the recA gene encoding recombinase RecA, which codes for MASKSTTSDANKTKALDLALATIEKQFGKGAIMKLDPQTKLERVPSISTGCLGLDLALGVGGIPQGRIIEIYGPESSGKTTLTLHIAAECQKAGGTVAFVDAEHALDTHYAQNLGVDIPNTLISQPDSGEQALEITDMLVRSGAVDLLIVDSVAALTPRAELEGDMGDSHMGLQARLMSQALRKLTGSISRSNTTVIFINQLRMKIGVMFGNPETTTGGNALKFYSSVRLDIRRIGAIKNGDDVTGNRTRVKVVKNKVAPPFKQIEFDIMYGSGISKTGDVLDLAVEHGVVEKAGAWFSYNNAKIGQGRENSKNFLTENSEIFEEIKQKVLAKNGLIKLDEPEINPETGEILDNGAQDIVEEAKPAKKTKKTKKTIQ
- a CDS encoding regulatory protein RecX — translated: MKKVEESSQKSAYLYCIRLLAKRDYSIYKITKKLKERGYDGEHIEQAIQEVIDLGYLKEENYIEARVKGLMHKGLHPSFIQIKLQEEKIRVDVDYILDIFSQYPMSTCEQVDKLIKKKLPREIDFNHQDYETKQKIKQRVFRYLMSKGHSYSKIQSQFEIIISSNQ
- a CDS encoding ABC transporter substrate-binding protein, which translates into the protein MKILNIFLLSIAILISSCKKQDKTNTLNVSLSGEISTIDPANSYDTISASIVYQGYEQLYEYHYLKRPYTLQPLLAEGMPTIENDGKKYTIKIKKNIQYHDDPAFKGKKRFVTSKDFITQLKRLAYLPTNSNGWWLFDQKIKGINDFRNKVGRDFSKFKSYSISGVTAPDDHTLVIELNDPYPQMLYTLAMSFTSPIPIEAVEMYENNLNNKIIGTGPYQLDEWKSSIRLTLKKNPYYRKVFYPGQGDRIANSRNLLADSGKVMPFIEKVEYNVYKEAQTRWLNFKAKKIDYLVIPKDNYSSAVDPNGNLTPELEKEDIKLQIFPTLTYWWLSFNMNDPLLGKNKNLRKAIAHGIDVEKYIKVFTNNIGQKSNSIYPPGIPGYDPSSKLPYEYNTEKAKMYLRKAGFPDGKGLPPLTYDVRGVSATNRQQADFVKSELLKIGINVEVALNTFPGFLEKARQGKLQFWQDGWALDYPDAENVLQLLITRNHAPGPNSTFYSNPKFDKLFNELKVLPNGAKKNELMKEMESIIIDELPWVMQYYSRNYILYHDRLNNYRHSDLIYNNFKYLRLK